ACAATCATAAGAGTAATCCAGGAGTTATTGAGATTTATCGTTACCGTAGGTTTTACCGTAGCCGTAGCCGAAGCTGTTACCGTAGGCTTTATGTCAACCGTCCACACACTCCCATACGAAATAACGTTAATTTACACgactatttttttttgacatccCCTAGTGAAAGACCCTAAATGAAGTGAACTCAGTGTGAAGTGAATTCCCATCGTATCTGGATGAGATTTCatttaaatgaagaaaaatgtcAGCCCATCTTTGTCCGCAGGGTTTGTGGCctgatgtcaaagccgctagcgcctacttgacggctaaacaagCTTCTTCGCCCCCTTAATGTCAAAAAAGCAAGGGCCCCTGGGCACGAAGTTTAAAGTCGGGCTGCAGGGTTATTATACACCGACCACATAATAACCATACATGCGCAACAGCAACTGCACTCCGCCCAAGTTTCAATTCAGTGTGTTTACATAGGGTTTTTAACACTGACAATAAAAAATAGATCAAAATGACTTCGAGAGTATAAAGTAAATAGTGCAAAACCCCAAAATGTGAAGAAGTTGATTTCACTTCAGAGAATGCAATCTCTCATGTTAACGCTATATGAGAAACTAAACACGAAATTACATCTATTATTGTCACCTTTTCCAAGTTTTGAGGCTACAGTTAAAAATCTGCTTATTCGAACGTAGGCCGAACTTCAGTATTCTTGAAAGGAGACATTTTTACACAACAGCTGACTTCTTTTTATGGGCACCCAGCATTAGCAAGAAAGTCAAGAGAACGATTGAAAATGATGTTCATTTTTTTGTCCAAGTTTGCGTTGCTTGGTTGTTTTTCTTGTAAATGGCAAATGGCAGTTAGAAAGCTTTCACCAGATGTATCGTAATATCTTTTAAGTAACATGAGTCACTTTCCATTACTACTTAATCTCCATGTAGTTGCCATTTTGTTGCTTACGCCCCTTAAAGTCGTTAGCAGAATGATTTAACCTGTAAATTTCGATTTCTCAATATCAAAGTGACAAATTACTCACCCTCCATCTTTTACGCTTCTCCCTCTTCCGCTGCTGAAGTTATGACGGCTAGTATCAGTTCTTCTGCCTCTAATTGGAGAATTTAAATGTGGAGGAGGAAGCCTCATTTGTTTTGGGGTGTTAACAGAATGTAAGTTTTGCACTGAAGGCATAACTTGTTGCATTGGAACAAAGTCCGGCATGACATTTCCGTAATTATACGCCATTTCAGGCTCCATCATTGGAGGCATGCCATCATAAGTATTAGCAAGTCCTGGCATACCAAGCCACATCTTTGTGTAGAGAAATTCTTCTCTTTCTCCTTGCAGTATTGTGTGAATCTTTGATGAATACATACGCACTGTATGATGCTGCAATGAACTAATACACTTTAGAGTGATACTCTAACTCATACAAACTATCCAAATATGGCCCAATCAACACATTACTTTGTGATTACGCGCCAAAAAAGTTCCATTGAATATTTAAACTATAAAATTTCAACTAAAACTGCACAGAGTTTcataaaacacaacaaaaataaaaactttcaaCCGTATACTCTCTTAAAACATAAACAGTATCGTTTTTAGCCGTGCGTGTCAGAAGACTAGACAAAAGCAGATTCCGCAGTTCAGTTGAGACGATATTTTTAATCTATTATGTACTGTATAATATGAGGTGAAAAGATAGGCGTAACAAAAAGATGTATTGTATAACTTGATGACCTTCTGCAACAATGTACTCTAACCTGATACATGCGAATATACTACGGCCGTTattattttgtataattttatcGCTACGGCCGTTTAAAATCGTATTCACATAGAGAGATAAGGCGAATTACTATACAATGATTAATGTGTTTTATCTCTTCTATGATGTGAAATACCGGATAACACACACTCTATGCATTATTACTCCATGATGTATGTATTTTacttattcattcatttgtttatttatttatctattattTGTTTATTCCTCTTCCTTATTTGCTATGTTACTTAGATACACAAcaaagaaaaaggaaatattCTTGGAATGTGTTCGTCCCACTATTTGGATTGGGTCaagaattcaaaaaattttcattaagcgAAAGCAAAGGCACATAAACTACCACTTCGTACCCAATCCCCATACTGTatctcttttatttttactacAGGGAACTGAGAACAAGTTGTGTTTTCACTACATTCGTGCAGGGAGGAAAAGTAAAGGTAATTGATTGAAAAATAAGATTAATGTTTTATGTTATTGAATATTTATACTTGCataatttcctttttaaaaaaaaaaaaaaaaaaattattggttaATTTTGCCATAATGGCTGTTATATTCTCTAAGAAAAATCGAAGAGTGATGTAAAGAGTCACGAAATTAGGTAAAATATGCTgacttattattatttatttattcattgaatttttaaaacttatgaCGAGTTTCTGGTAAAATAGAGATTAATGATTTATAGAtttatattgataaaaaaatgatctcataaaaatatttgcgtgattttattttttataaaatttaaatttacctgAGTGGTCAAAGGTTTGTGGTGAAGACACATTATTCGTATAGTGTTGTAACCACGTCACCACGCCTTTTTGCTTTACTCGTGTGCTAAAAACGTACAAAGAAACTGGGTATGAAATAACgacataatattttttcacgCTACAATTATAATGACATATGCGAAGAAAAAATTTGAAACTCTTTtccttaaaataaattttacaaacaaatcTGAGCTGTGAACCGCTTTCAACGCAATCCttctttataatttataattttttttttttcattttaaaggtCAAACACTGGGGACGAGGTGAGTATTTACTTGGCAGGATATTTAATAGTTTTAACCTCGTTTCCATCACATGCCTCCTTTGTAAGTTGATATAAACAAAGATGTAATTTGGgtatttcatcttttttctaAATAAAGTACAGCGTAccgtaaaaataattaaaaaaatcatatcTAGAGTAACACTTTATGAAAATAATTCAAGGCTTTTTCATCCGCGAAGAAGTGCACACGAAGCTTCATTGGTCAGTACAAAATTCGTTGGGCTTTCAATGAGCTGTTTCCTTGGCAACACTTTACAATAGCGTACCAACGAAAACATTGTAAATAAAGAAACGCGAACTTTTCAAAAAagtgtatttttttttgaaacgtgGACACACCTGTTCCAATAAAAACTCATTCAACTAAAAATaacaattaaatatataaaaaatagagatgatttaaatatttacagCGTGCTTTTAACACTGGGACTAGGAATGATATAAAGAAATTCTATAACAGCGATAATTCGGATTAACTTATTGACGTCATACATCGACACAATAAAAAGTTACGAACAAAAGCAgaatattttacagaccagaataTTCATTGACGTCATAGAGGTTAGTCTTTGATTTATAACTAATAAAAATTCGAGCTTGTGGCTGCACCTTTTTATCTGTTGTGGTTTAgcataaaaaattaactttaattttgaGATTACGTGGCTTTGGAGTTTCACTTGTGAATGCACAGACGTAATTATCTATATGTGAGGATTCAtaaagttttgttaaaaataaaatacatttacAGCACCAAGCTGTGTCTTTTAATTGCCATTTTCGCACTCGTACAAAAACGTTACTGGTGGTCTGAACCGCAACAcgtatttttgtaaaacaaaagcCTTTATGTCAGCAGCGCTAATCTTGCAATTTATACTGCACGTGTCGTGTTCCTAATCGCTCTTCCACGATACGTTAGATATTGTGTTACCATAGATACGTCGTCACTTAATATACAGCGTTTTGCAAGTACGTCCCAACCGGAACACGTACACAACATCAAAAGGGTGGCATCATACATAAAGTAAACCATGGTAGATTACGTTCCTTTAAGCAGTATATTAGCTGCTTTGTACGGGTAAGGGTGCATCTCACTCAAAGCTGTGATAAACAACTCTCTCGATACCGATTGGTTTTGTTGTTCCCATAGATTAATAATCTTATATGTGCGTTCTCTGTAGTGTGTACCGGAACCTATTGGAGGTAATTGGCCAGCATCTATTTTTAACGCCTTACGTAACTCCTTACAACGGTCAGCCATCAAACCAGAAATACTGTCTTTATCTTCTAATGATAATTCACCTAAATATAATAACAGAAATTTAACCAATGAGGTGAAAAaccttacacaaaatttcacaatttttaatattttagtgGAAAAACAGTGGTGTGTTGATTTCTGTGACACGCCATTATGCGGGAGGAGGAGTCTGAAAAGGAGGAGTCTGAAAACGAGgatgtattattttttctagcaaattttaaaagaaaatttagcaAGCAAGCACAAATTGCATCCGTGTGATGCGTTTAATTATGCATTTTTTGTaatagaataataatagaattcaaaaatagttttaacACCATTTTCTGGCCTCTCATTTCGAAAACTGTCGGCTCTGTTTTTTTTGTACAtatgttttgatatttttctccCAAGCAAATACAATCCTTACCGCTTAAATAGTTCTCCAATTCAtgcgttttgttttgtttgtctaTGAAATTCAACATCATgccttaaacaaaaaaaacaagttttacatgtaaacaaacaacacggcaaatttaacaattttatttGCAACAACGGTTAAAGCCTTCCACACACTACGAACAATTATTACCGTAAGGAGGAAATATCAACCATTTGTCGATTGTTTTAGATTCGACATCACACGACAACACAGCCTCGTTTTGGTGTAGCATCGATAGGTCTAATCTCCATGGTCGAGGATTATCTTTTTTAGCAACAAAGCAACTAGGGCAGAGGGAGAACAGTCCGGGAGACACTCCTTTCCATTCCTTGATAAATCTTTCTAACATCTAAACGACATAGCACAGGATTTCACTGCAACACTAAAGATTCTTAAGTGTTCTGAAGAGAGCAGCGTTATCAGAAAGTAACGTATAGTTGCTAGCAGACAGAAATGTGAAAGAAACATTGAGAGAAGACAGAAATGTGTTTGTCTTTGTAGAAGAACACAAGGGGCTTTTTTTTCGTTTAAATCACCCTGTATCTAGATCACGTAACAAACCACCCTGTATGTAGACAACGAAACCAACAACCTTGTATGTAGACCACGTAACAAaaggataaaaataatttaaaccttTTCAATGGAATTTAAATTGGCAACTCAATTTTTTGGGTTTATTCAACAAGCTCGTACAAATACCTTTCCTTACAACTTCCTTCCCTAAAATTTCCTGCCTTTTTCATCTATTTTAGATAATTAAAAACCATTCTAGTACTACGTTTGGTTGGAGtagctaagaaaaaaaaactcagATTGGCCTTTGGTAAAATGCTATCTTAATGTCATTCTTAATTTAATTTAAGTTGAATAAATTACTTAGAAATAGTTTTATTAAAGCTGAAATACACTAACCATTTTCAAAGATCATTGAAAATTAATAGTACTTTTCAGGCTAAGAAGAAAAGAACCTTTTAAATTTCCATTTTCTTTCCCAAATTACCTACGATTTATAGCAAATTTGCAGCCTTGAGTTGCACAACTTGTAGTCATAAGCCATTAGTTCTCTAGGTGATGCAGGGTAGTGGGAAATATATGTTGCAATGGACTACAGAgataaaaacatacaacacaaatTTCATACCTGTAAAATTGGAATAATGGTCAACCACAAATGATATATATCTTTTGGATCTGAAAATCCTTGTAGAGTGATGCGACTTGAGTTTTTGAACGTCTCAAATTTGCATACTACTTCACCGTCTTTGTTGAGGCCTTTAAAACCATAATTCCAAGGTGTGCAATGACTGAAGACGTTTAAGGAGTATACTTTGATAATAAAACGCTGAAAGAATCCATCAGGCAGACCTCCTCTAGTTTCTATTAAAGTTATCATGGTCCTCTATGGTAAAAAATGTTATGCACTTAAAAACTCGATGGATAgtacaaacaaaacgaaacaaatTTAGGAAAATTGTACAACCCCAGTAATATAGCGAAAAGAAGGCGGAATTTGAAGTACCTAACATGTTAAAGTCCACTTCGCAATTTTCAAGGCTGACTTAGTACTTTATATCTTATAGATTTTTTACTAAGACAAAATATCTTACACAGTACTAATTTTTGCTAAAATAACATGCTTAAATTCCCTGATTTTGTGTCAGTGAAGTGAATTGTTCCATAATGCGTAAAAAATGCGGTTATTGTGTTTTTGAGGTTGTTTACTCGCCCTATATCAGCCATTTTGAGAAATATCTCAAAAGAAACATAGGATTGTAGCtaatgtaatataaaaaatggtaaaaacacCATCAGAATGACTGTTAAAGTGTTTGCTTTCTGGTATGATAAATACAGGTAATAAAACATACTAAGTTTAGTAGTTAGATCTAATTTGTAACAAGACATTGCACAAATTTGTAACAAGACATTGCACAAATTTGTAACAAGACATTGCACAAATTTGTAACAAGACATTGCACAAAAGATACTTCATTTAAATAGACGTGTGCAAACTATGATGATCTTTTTGTTAATGATAACATTGAACATAAAGAAGGAAAGTAACGTATCTGTTCCAAAAGTTTCCAGAAATTTCCAAGAAGTAAAGCACAACCTGACAGATTTCGGGGGCTCTGtcctacaagaaataaaaacaaagctgCAATCATTTAAACTTAGAAATACCTTGTTTTGATCAGGTTCAACAGGAACAGGACAATAATCTTGGAGAAACCAAGGCACCAACAAACTGTTTTTATCTTGATATGAAGAAAGCAGCTCCATATCATATGCAAGGTCACATTTTTGGAAGAGCTGGATAACTTCATTGAACAAACTATCAGTAATGTTATCATTCCATATGCACCTAAAGAGAAATTTTAGGTACACATATTTGTATGTTATCGAGCTAAAAAGCAGTATGTCCAATCAACAGACAAAATTTGAGGAGAAAAGCAGCAATAACACCTAAAACGCTGACAGAAAACATAAACATTGCAACAATAACCAACATGATCGTCAGTATAAAACTTTATTGGTTTAATATaacttttatatataatataactaTATTTTTAACCTGCGTAAACCAAAGTGACATAAATGTCGGCAGGAGTGTTAatgaaactttatttttttttttaaagattcagGATATTGTCCTAACAAGATGATTCTAGGAGTGATGACCAGGGTCCCTTATTAGGATTGTAATCCTTATTTATCAATCTTTCAGtgaaagaaatatataaagaGGACTTAGTTGAAGTTAATGTTGACATTAAATTGACTAGTGTTTTTACATAGCTGATATGAACTATTATCAAATCATttcgaaaaataacaaaactgcTTTAAACCAAATGCAGTGAGTCGCAGAAATTCtagtaaaaagataaaaagaattCCGGCATTGTGTTTTAAAGGACAATGCTGCTTACGCCTGAAATTTAGGTGACAGTTTGACACAGTAAGTTTGGAAaaatttataagagtttgaaaaacatttatttttatagaagTTTTCTTATAGAAGTTATAAAAAAGTAACACTTGAACTGCAGTTGCAACCTACCTTAGCAGCTTCTTAGATAACAATGCACTTTTGGACAAAACTTCAACAGCTTGTTTAAATTCAACCTCAAACATGTCGTACTTGGTAGCATAATAGTCCTCATATTTATACGCGTCAGACAAATCATGCCGAAAGACTAATTTCAGAAGTTGAAGAAGCCATTTCGGATCTAAGAAAACTATATCAGATGCATCAGAATTGGTATGGAAGTACAAAATAGGCCCCACAGAATCAATGTATTCCAATGCTTTAGAAATATCCCTCTTCTTGCGAAAACCCTGTGCCTTTAAAGATAATTCATCTACTGTTAAAACAGGTCTCTTTGATCGTTCTTCAAAGCAAACATGTTCCAAGTCTAACCATGTTTTTGGTACATATCGATTAACATTAGGGGATAATGTAACATCACAAGCAATGCGAATAATTTCATGTCTCAACAGGTTTAATCCAGGAAGACGTTGCTTGCTTGAAATTGGGATAAGATAAACTGTTGGACTGCCTGGTTCAACATCTACAGTCTAAGatagagatagatagatgtgcatattctcatggctagcctcactaatatcgagggatataccctgtctattatttccaggaggggtcatggcttagatggagagtcctagagtatttaatgctcattttgagctacacagaaCCAATTAGGGCCTGTGCTccactagacaactcccggcaacatccaacggctcacacatggagccatctcccaaatttccctcacatggtttGGGCTaatccagggctatggtaacattcacttgcccattTTAAATTGCTGTCAAGAGAATTCGAACCCCAGTCTCATAGAGtatgagagctataaccactaatctacagcgCCACAATAGACAATAATTTAGCAACATAGGAGATACATAAACGGTTTAACTTGAAAATGTTTGTAAAAGTAAAGATGAGTAACCAGAAAACTATAAATACCTCTGTTTTACCATCGACTTCAAGCTGATAAGACTTTGGTAAAACAGGCAATATAGATTTTGGAAGTTTCTTCACATTCTCGTCATAGCCTTTTTCAATAATGAGTTGTCGCTCTTTAATATGCTTATGGGCACACTGTATCATGTGTTTGCAACTTTCGATGACAATGCAATGATCTGTCACCAAATCCAAATGTGTAGGAACAATCATGATGACGGCGTTGGGTACTTTAGCTACAATGAGATTCATCCAGTACCCAATCTTgtcttcaaaatattttttgctccTTTTATATTTACTCAAATCAACGATTACTGTAAACAGCATTCCTAAGATTTAGAAACATATACACTACAATCTTAATGTACCCACACATAATGCATTTTTGtcaatgcaaaataaaaatatatattaccaaCTGATAAAAATAACTGATGCGTAAGTAAATACTTCTTCTCCCCAGCACAATCTACAATCATAACATCCAGCATTTCGTCAGTGTCAGGTAGTTGTTCTTTCCAATGGAAGAAGTCAATACCAATTGTTTTTATATTCACACCAGCATCTGGTTCCTGACATGAGACAATAGCTTGTGCTAAAGATGTTTTACCTAAACACAATAAATGTTTTGTAGTGAGCTTGCTAGTTTTAAAATGTTGTATAGATAGTAAGTTAgtgtttaaaattaaatttgtgtAGACAGATTCACTGCTTTATTACCTCAACTAGGAATTTATATGCATaccattttttcttgttttagctTAAAGGGTTACTCTATATCTATTTTGGCCACCCGAATTGCATACAACATGCAATGCTAGTTGGAGCTAAAGCTGTAAAAATGAGTTTAGTAAGAAGATTACTACACGGTCACAAGAAAAATCACCTGCGTCTGGATCACCCAATACCATTAACTTCAGCCTTTTACAATTAGCTTCAGTGCTATTATCCAATGCATCAAAATAATTCTGGATTGACTTTAAACCTTTTATTGCAACTTCAATAGGAGGTTTCTGTAGCGGGTTCTCACCACATAAAAATCGACTGTTTTCCATACCAGTCAGATTGGTCACTGATTTTGGCAACGCTGTTAACGCATTGTATgatatattgaaaaaaattaaacttttcaaTTGGCAGATGGACTCCTGGAGCTTCCCAATTTCATTTTTGCTTACGTCTAAAACTTTCAGCTTGGGTAACTTGCTGATTGATGCTGGCAAGTGAGTAAGCAAATTTTCCCGCAAATAAAGTTTTTCTAGACAGCATGAATCATGAAAAAAAGTCTCCTTTAAGCTTTCCAAGAAGTTCTCACTCATGTCCAAGGTCACCATTTGAGCTGGTAAAATTGCTCTAACACTCTGAATTCCATTGTTGACTATTGACAGGTATTTTACAGTAGAAAAGTAGTAGAGCTCTGGATCCTTGATTTTATTATTATCAAGACTGAGGCGATTCAAACTAGTTAAACTGGTTATTTCTAATGGCATGCTTAAAATGTTACAACTTTCTAAATTTAGTTCGGTTAAATTCTTTAATTTACAAACAGATAAAGGTACACTATTCAGTGGGTTTCCCCGCAGATCCAAAATTTTTAGCTTGTTAAGAGATGAAATTGACTGAGGAAGATTTTGCAAACCATCACcagttttataaatatttcgtGTCAGTCGAAGTTCCTCTACTTGTTTTAAAAGATGCATCTTGTTTGGAATCTCAATCAAGTTGTTTGTATTCAACTTGATTACAGTATCATGTGAGTGTTTGCTGAGGTTCAAAAATTTTGGCGACCTGCTATCATCATTTGTTGTTTCGAAACGTGAGAAGGGCAGCATAGTGAATGGCCAAAGTAATGGACTACTTGCTCTAATGGAAACTGGAATAGATCTCATACTACCACCATTATTATTCCTTGTAAGGGCATCAAATGTTACAGAACCAGAAGGAGCACTTCTTGACAGTTCTTTTGATGGCATTGTTTTGAAAGATTTCTATATACATTCTATAACAAAAGTCAGTTAAATATATTAATGAATAGTAATAGTTTATTTAAAGAAACACGAATTTAGAAAACATAAGAAACGTAAAAGGCAAAAAACTTAGAAACATAAAAAGGAACATTTTCAAGTTCGATCGTAGGAATAAAACAAGAGAGACCTTCTAAAAGACCTAAATTATCCAAAATAGGACAAATCTACCTATCTACCTTCAACAGATAGAGATGGTCCAacatgtaataaatgagattaCCATAAGaacagaataaataaaaagaaaatcaaaaggGGAAAAAAAGGAAGATTAACATACATGGACAGGCTGcatcatataaaaaaaacacaggcGCGTCGTGctcctaaaaaatgttttcagagaTTTCGGTGCGTGATTTATCACTTGCCTGAGCAGTCCTGGTCTTTTGAGGTGCACGATTGCACCCCTCACCTCCGCACGCTCCTGCAACAATGGAGCAGCATTTTCAATCACGCACCAAAAACACTTTAGTCACTTCAATAATGCACACCTGAAATGTCTTTTGTATAAAGTAATTGTTTACTatactaaaatcaaagaaaaaaatgacttaaagttcgaaatttgaatgaaaaacattcacgtttaaaaatgaattattaattcaTTAGTTTAGagcatcattaggttgtatatcacAGAAGTCGCCAGTGGCATACtttgaaaatgcttgtcactggcACAGCATAACaagaagcaaaactgtacaggagactcaattgtctgtgtcttcgcagaacatctcttctcacaaaaccgagggcagggctgacttattgcctgctgtgtcgtgtgggagagagaacatctggacttctttttaatacgatatacaattttttcgattattattactaagcatatttgatttctctttccccttttaaaaattttttaaactttattcaacattttttttttctttggtattaaatCATGAGAACATTCGtctgaaagctgtattaagttacaggacacctaacctctccaactttctggttatatttaacttgcatgggtgctcACTCTTCtcacagtattctctgtgacgatgaagtcggactgacttgtggcatggttccaaatggtcttccgtctttcgttcgagtctcagtgtaatgcaccagccgagcataagagtgtcagcatgaagaaAAAGgaccgactttaatgttcttaCGTTCCTTACgttacgttcttcataatagCACCAACCGTTTTTGATTGTGGCattcaaatttcacaacaaagttacgttgacaatttttttgccgacgtaATCataccaataaaaaaataatgcatacCTGATCACAAAACTTTCTTCGATATATGCCTGCATTGCGGTTTTTGCTGTCCCTTTTATTGTCGAACTATTTTGTATCTCCTGTTTAAATTTGGCACAGATCTTACACCacacaaaattaacaaattttgtGCCGTCCTTTTCAATGGTTTTATAGCCAATTACATCTGAcacattataatttaaaaaggtttttaaagccAAAAAATTTCCCTTTACAGTTGCTCGGAACTCGCAATTTTGTACtctaaagaaatttatttctgctttattttcttttgaaagAGGTTCTAccatttttacctttttattcaaaaaaatgatcaatggGTTTTACCTGTTCATTCAAAAAGTGAATGAGTTTTCTCGATTTACTTTCAAACACGcaaatctttttcttctttagtaCTCTAGACATCGCGTGatcttatttaaaagtttaaattttgcagtcttgcattttttctttcttttttctttctgtaaTGTGATTTCTTAGAATTATTGCTCGCTACAGTTTTATTTAGGAGCTTGATTGTTCACGCACCTAAGAAATGAATTGATATTTTAGGCGAGTTATTTTTCGCTTGTCTAACACATTTTAGGAACGTACCTAATATGACGCAGCCTGCATGTAGCATAAAAAACACTATTTAAGAAACACAAGGCTAAAAATATTTAGGAAAACTTAAGATATATTTAAAACACATTTTAAGCCTAAAGGGAtgatttttataagaaccatTGAACCCACAAAAcaagtttctttaaaaaaaatgtgtatatgcacaagttaaaagtttttttttgcactTTGCATCAATCTGACGTGAAACATTCAGCTATACAAAaggaataataataaaatcaatCACTGTAGAATCGAACATTCTTCCTGCAGTTTTGCTATTGTGTATCAAAAAGGAGCCTTTAATAATCCTGcttatcaagtctgtccttataacctcctgccaagtctttctcggtctgcctctgggctttgccctaggaactatcaagtctctacactttcttacccaattatcctcctccattctttccaagt
The genomic region above belongs to Hydractinia symbiolongicarpus strain clone_291-10 chromosome 4, HSymV2.1, whole genome shotgun sequence and contains:
- the LOC130641827 gene encoding malignant fibrous histiocytoma-amplified sequence 1 homolog, with protein sequence MPSKELSRSAPSGSVTFDALTRNNNGGSMRSIPVSIRASSPLLWPFTMLPFSRFETTNDDSRSPKFLNLSKHSHDTVIKLNTNNLIEIPNKMHLLKQVEELRLTRNIYKTGDGLQNLPQSISSLNKLKILDLRGNPLNSVPLSVCKLKNLTELNLESCNILSMPLEITSLTSLNRLSLDNNKIKDPELYYFSTVKYLSIVNNGIQSVRAILPAQMVTLDMSENFLESLKETFFHDSCCLEKLYLRENLLTHLPASISKLPKLKVLDVSKNEIGKLQESICQLKSLIFFNISYNALTALPKSVTNLTGMENSRFLCGENPLQKPPIEVAIKGLKSIQNYFDALDNSTEANCKRLKLMVLGDPDAGKTSLAQAIVSCQEPDAGVNIKTIGIDFFHWKEQLPDTDEMLDVMIVDCAGEKKYLLTHQLFLSVGMLFTVIVDLSKYKRSKKYFEDKIGYWMNLIVAKVPNAVIMIVPTHLDLVTDHCIVIESCKHMIQCAHKHIKERQLIIEKGYDENVKKLPKSILPVLPKSYQLEVDGKTETVDVEPGSPTVYLIPISSKQRLPGLNLLRHEIIRIACDVTLSPNVNRYVPKTWLDLEHVCFEERSKRPVLTVDELSLKAQGFRKKRDISKALEYIDSVGPILYFHTNSDASDIVFLDPKWLLQLLKLVFRHDLSDAYKYEDYYATKYDMFEVEFKQAVEVLSKSALLSKKLLRCIWNDNITDSLFNEVIQLFQKCDLAYDMELLSSYQDKNSLLVPWFLQDYCPVPVEPDQNKRTMITLIETRGGLPDGFFQRFIIKVYSLNVFSHCTPWNYGFKGLNKDGEVVCKFETFKNSSRITLQGFSDPKDIYHLWLTIIPILQMLERFIKEWKGVSPGLFSLCPSCFVAKKDNPRPWRLDLSMLHQNEAVLSCDVESKTIDKWLIFPPYGMMLNFIDKQNKTHELENYLSGELSLEDKDSISGLMADRCKELRKALKIDAGQLPPIGSGTHYRERTYKIINLWEQQNQSVSRELFITALSEMHPYPYKAANILLKGT